The following nucleotide sequence is from Trifolium pratense cultivar HEN17-A07 linkage group LG2, ARS_RC_1.1, whole genome shotgun sequence.
tttaaaagtaaaaaattttagaatttaatttatatacacgatcaagtataaagttattttacacatgcgtcaaataatataaattttggacagtaaagttttgaaaatgacataaaaacTTTTACATTTATCAATAATGGCTCCAAACTCCATATTGCTTCTAGCCTTTCCTCCAACACACTGTTGTACTGTTGTAGCCAATTGAGAGCTTCCAATAATGCTACTGCTTCAGCTTCTTTAACCTCCGGTTTGCCTTCAAATTTCTTCATATAGGCACGTATGACTTTGCCTTCTGCATCTCTCAAACAAGCTCCAATGCAGTACTGGTTAGCTTCCTCATAGCACGCCGCGTCGACATTACATTTAAGTGTTCCTGGTTGTGGTTTGCACCAGTGTAGTTCAGTCTCATGTACAGCCGGACTTCGGTGTGTTGTTCTCATATTTGTCGCTTTCAACCAGTCGTTAAGTGACTCCGTAGCACTTCTACTAACTTCAAAATTCGTCGGTAATTTATCGTTCCAACACTTTTGAATAGTATAAGTAACGTTATACTATTCAATaataacattttaattaattaaaagtttgTATTATATGATTCGAGCTCCACTGATATTTTTGGAGGGAGGTAAAGTAAATGTCCTTTGTAAGTGCTCTTTAAGCCCTAAGGTCTTCCCTGCCTTGTCTCATTTGCCTTGTCTCATTAGCTTCTCAAGAGTCAAAACTCAACACATCAAAATTAGGTGGTGCTCTCAAGTTGGACGTCTATTTCCATAGGCAACAACAAATTTCACTATGAAATATGAACAATCTCACTCTCTCATTTCTAACTGTTTCCTCTATCATTTCTAACTGTTTCAAGTACATAGGGCTTTCTCTACccatatgaaaaataaaacacaaagttCACTGCTCCACTAACCCATGTAGGTATTACAATTAGTGCTAAAGTTTCATGAGAattacttttgccaccctactgTCTTCCTCGCATGCCCTACGTacgaaattatcaaaataccccCATCCGATATTTAGGTAGCGGACACCCTCCAAAAACACCATacctttataacgtccgctacttaagtagcagaaggGTAAAATGGGAAAGGCGTAGAGCGCGCGAGTAACCGGTAGTAAAAGTAAATCTCAAGTTTCATAGCCGGCAGTGACCATATGATGGCGTCCCTTGAATTGTGTCAATAAAACTAAGCATAGTTCCAAGATTCTTTTCATCTGGAATAAACAAGCaccaaattaacaaattttggATAGATataacaaatattcaaatgcaccctaaaaaaattcattgttaaAAGTGCAAAAAATTATCGATTAAGTAAAGGGTGCTATATAACTTACCAAGTCTTGGGATTTCATGTCCTTTTGGGTGATGAATCAAAACAGGGTTGACAAAAGCCTCTAGCAGAATAATGCTTTCTGGCTTCAAGAAATCCTTCTCACCTTAAACGCATTATATGAATGAAGTATAAGTATATTAATAAGTACAAGGGTGCTGCTATATACAACTAACACATTGCATCACGAATGTCCTGAATATacacatgttttatttttataggtTGGTCAAATTTTCAAGTGACTGACTAACAGAAATCATGGAGAAACGTGGTGAAATTGGCCAACGATATTAGTTCGCTGTTTTTTCACAAAGCTATTTCTCGGGATAAAAAGTATTTTCCTAAGTACAATACTGCACTATAAATAACAATAGAAGATGTAAATATGAAGTCcagatattttttaaataacaataGTATCTatatcataattattttttaaatattttatctgATACATATGAGATAATTCACATATAGACAGTAATACATATCTTAGCTGTATcatattttgaatttcaaaatttttatgtATCTGCATATCTGTATCTTAACACATCCGCATGCGTAGTATGTATCCATGCGTAAAGGAAAAGTTGCAGAACAAAGAAATTGAAGAGTTAGTTTTTTGAAATTACCTATAATGTGAAGAGAGGGGCAATCAATTGGTTTTGAAAATGCATGGGAAGCAAGTTTAGGTGTTCCATACTTCATCCCACGAAATATGGCTCCTGATATGAGAATCACGAACTTGATCTTGCTTATCTTCTCAAGTGCTACTCTCTAAAATCAATTGTAATTTAACATCAACCACTAGTCAAATTTAGATTAATAATCATGTTTCAAAGTAAAAACTTCAAATCTCAGTTAAAAGTTATAATCTTTTCTAAGGACAAAAATTTCGCATTGAACGTGTGTTTAATGTCTGACACGTGCATGTCACTGACACAAAAATTTCGCAGTACTACTGGTACATGGTTttacatttaattatttcatagttaaaaaatattatcaacaTCGACATGTCAACATTTTAGTGTCGTGTCAGATGTTTGTGCTTGTGAGTGATTTGCAACTTAAGAACACCTGaaacatgtcaaaattaatttcatatttcGAGAATAGGGATGAAGGGTCAACTTATTGattcaaaaagaaaatgtttAAGCTTGGTTCTATGCATCAGAACCAAAAAGAGAAAATACTCTTGTGGGGATGCATAGTAACAGAACTATGCTAAACATCATGCATAGGTAGGTGTGAAAGGTGTGAGAGTGATCTGAGAAGGCAGAAAAAGACAGTGAAATGGAGTACAAGAAGTGTGAAATCTGGAAATAAGCTTGATGCACAAAACAGAAAATAGGAGCAGCAATGAGCTCAACAGAGCTTGTGCTCAGGATAGGCGCAAAAGTGAAGCTAAAAATGTATTGATCACAAATCTGAAACttacaacaaaattaaaaatcctTGTATAGATGATGTGATACACTAATGATCAACTAAAAACCAATGTAACTAACTCCTAACAAATTAGTTAGTTAAGGAAACTAACTTGTTTCACAAGCAACTGACGTGTCCTTCATTTCGCTATCATTAACAAGGAGCAACAAAGAGAATTCACACAGTTTGAACATGAGAACAGACAAACTAGTACGATGGTACGTGTCGTAGAGTGAGCATGGACGCTTCTGAAATCAGAAAGGGAGGGGAAATGAGAGCCATTGGAAAAGGTTGGTCTCCAAAAAGAGCAATTATGGTGGATAACATGCCACCCAATTGGCAAACCAGGGAAACAATGAGCTAGCAAACCaccaaacacagaaaaataATTGGAGCCTGCCGAAATTAGAAAGAGAGCAAGTAGAAGAGAGATGGTATTCTTTGTTTGTGTAGAAAATATTCATCCCAATACACCTGTGATGTGAGGGACTTGAAAGACACGTTCCAACATGTAGGAGAGTTGAGTGATGCTTACATCTCAAAAAATAATAGAAGACATACGAGTAACTGATTCGGTTTTATCAGGTTTGATAACTTTAGTTCAGCTGATAAAGCGATTTGAAGATTTCATGAGTCTTTGCTTAAAGGAGAAAAGATCATGGTTAGCTGAGCATGGTCTGGAAAGGAAAATGTGGATAGTGGTAACACCAAGAGTGATGATTGGAAGCGGGCGACAAAACAACCAGAACCTAATAGGACTTCCAACCTCACGGATACAAGTGTGTGTATGTGTGCGCGCGCGCGCGCATAGTAAGCGTGAGAAAAAACTTGTCCAGCGGAGCAGACGAGAGAAAAAGTTGATCAACGAGTGAATACACATTTACAAAACGCAATGTCAAGGGTGATACAAGGCCACACGTGTCAGTAGAATGTGTCATGGTTGAAAAGGAGCATGATCTTAGAGTCTAAGTTCTCACTGCAGCAACAAGACTTATCAAATATAGTGAGTGAATGGCACGGCAACATTGACAGGATCCGAGATATGGGGCAATTCCAAGTTTCTCATAACTTTTTCGAACCAAGAGGAGTTGGAAATAACTAATCTTACTAACTCTTAATTACCTATTAACAACATATTAACAAACTCGTCTCTGATAATTCCAAAGACAAAAACAATTCTACTAAAAACATTTGAAAcatgtgaaaattaattttatatctcCATAATCCTCTTTATGTTTCACAAAAGAGCAAttaatccaaacatgcactaaaatgtaaataataaagTAAGTTAGGGTGTTGCTTTTCTAATTAGTACCTGTGCTTGCATTCCTGGCAATACAGCTGCCAACATAGCTCCCTGAGTGACATTAATTCTTAATCAATCAAAAACGAAAGAAAAATATCTGCATATTTCAGCAACAAACAATCAAAACTTATGAAGCATGCAAACTCTTCGAATTAGTGTCTTACACCAACACCGACCTTTTTTTTGAGACACCGACCTTTATGATTACAATgaattaagttattttttaaaattactatCGGTGCCGACGAATCAGTGTTTATGTCGTGTCTAGTGTCAGTGTCTTTATCCGTGCTTCATAAATCAAAACCATACCTGAGAGAATCCAAGAACACCATCAAAAGGACCATTTTTTAGCATGTAATCCTCAATGTATTCTATGCATTCCTCGAAGTTCCTATACTCTGTGTAATCCTGCACACAAATAAATGAAATCTTATTTATGCACCGCAACAAATAAATGAAGAAGATTAATATGATTAtttgtattaattaatataataaccTCATTGGATTGGAACCATTCATAATAAGGAGGATCGAAAATGCCTTCAACTTGTGATTTTCCCCGAGCTGGACATTGACCATCAAGAAAAACAAGGTCCAATTTTTGTGTTACGGTTTCAGGCCAACGTGAGAATATTGATTTCTTGAGGATTTGACCACTTGTTCTGTATCCATGGAGGCAGAGGATTCTTGGTCTCTTCTGGTTTTCCATTGtgttttcaatctttttttttttttttttttgtgaaactTTCAATTCATTTAACTCAAATAATTTAAGATACTCAATCTTCCCtttaaattcaattattttagttagtaaaatttattttatcatcggtaaaaaaaaaaaagtttatcttGAATTCATGGGTGTTTGacttcaattaattttttttcaccactatCTGGCccactggaccgcctaatctggtaTTAAGTGGTTTTATTCCCCTCTCGATtgtagttgcggggatcgaatcATGGTTCTCCCTATAAAATCCAACGTCGATCACCACTatatcaactaacgattggttgacTTGAATTATGAtactcaaatattttattaaaaagtatttataaaacataaatGATAGTTGCTATGAGATGGATCTAGGATCAAATGAAAGTCAAACACCAAAACTACTTATAGTAACGTAGTTGATTGTTGAGTTAAGTATattcaaacaagaaaaaaaatagcaataaaAATGTGAGGGCCcttgaataaaatgaaaatagacaATGACAATGAGGTGTGTTCTCTAATAACAGCAGCAAAGAGCACCTGGTACACACACATCAGAAGCCAAAAAAACAGCAGCAAAACACACACCAGATGGCAGCCACCAGAGGAGCCTGGACTGCCGATGACACACAACCCTCTCCAACTGCCGCGTCTAAAATTCAGGAAATTAACCGAAGACAAAGTCAGGATCCCGACACCATTCATAGGACAAACATATTGGGATCTTATGGCGACTCAAACCCCACCGCCAAGATAAGAGTTTTATATCATCTACCACCTTCCCCGGATCTTTCACCCCGTTAGAGAAAATAACATCATTTCTCGATTTCAAATCATCCACTCCGTAGTATGCAAAATCAACGCAAAACCTCTCCTGactttttcaaatattattaaacaCACGCAGCTCTTGCCCACTAAAAGCCGAAACCAGAGAAAAAACACTTCCAAGAAACTAATACACCGACCGTGCCATAAACCTCCCTCCATCTTCTAAAGCCCACTGCCAATCTTCTTCGACATTCGATAACACCAACACCGGAAGCACTGCCAATAGACCACCAAACATGTCTTTTTCCCACGCAAACAACCTCCGCCTCCACCCCCACTCCCACCGGCGCACACCATCCCTCTCCACCCACATATTACTTACCATCAAATTTTGTtgcaaagaaatagagaaaaggACGGGAACTGAACACAGAGAGGGAGATTTCCCAACCAACAGTCCTTCCAAAACCTTGTTGAGTTCCCATTTCCCACTCTACAGCTAACATTTTGAGCAAACCAACTTCCCTATTCCCCTGAATCAATACCGCAAATATCTCTCCACCACTAAGAGGCTCGACTCAGAATACCACAACCAATCCAATGCACATTAAGCCGAGCACTTGCACCATATTTTGCAACCAAAACCTCTTTCCACAAAGCATTTTCATTTTGAAGCAACCTCCATCTCCATCATTTAATGAGGAGACTTAGGTTAACCTTCCCAACATCCCTCACCCCTAGTCCCCCTTGACTTATAGGCTTACAAACCTCTTTCCAACTCACCCAACTAATCTTCCTACCTCCCTTAACATCATCCCACAAGAATTCTCTTTGGATTCTAATAATTTTCCTTGTAACCACTGCCAGCAACTTCATGAAGGATAAGTAGaaaataggaattgcgtttagAACCGAATTAATTAACACAATCCGGCTGCCAAGACTAACATTTATTGAAGTTATATATTGGAGTTTACTATTAAAAGAAGTTatattgattgtcaaaatttgTGGACCGTTGGATGTGTGTTCATATATAAAAGATACATAACGTTACACcacttaataaaattttaacgaatataaattttacaaaatctatcgttaaattaaaagtttgtAATATATAGATTGTTTAGgtaaaattttacacaaatctAATACATTATGTCCTTGACTGGGTTAAGGACCACGACTTCGCACCTTCTAAATTTGTACCGTATTCATCATTCTTTGGCCCCAACAGTCAGAAGCAACCAAGACTCACGTGATCCGGCACAAATACGAAATACATATGTTACTGGTCTGTCCAAATCAA
It contains:
- the LOC123903876 gene encoding esterase OVCA2-like isoform X2; amino-acid sequence: MENQKRPRILCLHGYRTSGQILKKSIFSRWPETVTQKLDLVFLDGQCPARGKSQVEGIFDPPYYEWFQSNEDYTEYRNFEECIEYIEDYMLKNGPFDGVLGFSQGAMLAAVLPGMQAQRVALEKISKIKFVILISGAIFRGMKYGTPKLASHAFSKPIDCPSLHIIGEKDFLKPESIILLEAFVNPVLIHHPKGHEIPRLDEKNLGTMLSFIDTIQGTPSYGHCRL
- the LOC123903876 gene encoding esterase OVCA2-like isoform X4 → MENQKRPRILCLHGYRTSGQILKKSIFSRWPETVTQKLDLVFLDGQCPARGKSQVEGIFDPPYYEWFQSNEDYTEYRNFEECIEYIEDYMLKNGPFDGVLGFSQGAMLAAVLPGMQAQRVALEKISKIKFVILISGAIFRGMKYGTPKLASHAFSKPIDCPSLHIIGFLEARKHYSARGFCQPCFDSSPKRT
- the LOC123903876 gene encoding esterase OVCA2-like isoform X3, translating into MENQKRPRILCLHGYRTSGQILKKSIFSRWPETVTQKLDLVFLDGQCPARGKSQVEGIFDPPYYEWFQSNEDYTEYRNFEECIEYIEDYMLKNGPFDGVLGFSQGAMLAAVLPGMQAQRVALEKISKIKFVILISGAIFRGMKYGTPKLASHAFSKPIDCPSLHIIGEKDFLKPESIILLEAFVNPVLIHHPKGHEIPRLDEKNLGTMLSFIDAIQGMPSYGHCRL